In one window of Cololabis saira isolate AMF1-May2022 chromosome 23, fColSai1.1, whole genome shotgun sequence DNA:
- the atg10 gene encoding ubiquitin-like-conjugating enzyme ATG10 gives MSSGVLDEDEFRFCCRRILQRSDQLGDGWSWEGVQGSEDGYLKKTVLTMVPTWKQEPGGSGSEPQPDPPGPDQDQDQSVSAAADLISDVTDDLISDEEDGSPPGTGGSSRVLRLEFHVLFSCSYSTPVLYWRASDLEGRSLTLEEMWSSTHPDFRRLQDGPLNTISQQEHPFLGQPFFFLHPCRTEEVMRRVLQVSLDQDRPVNYVVSWLSVVGPVVGLRVPLEFCSAPP, from the exons ATGAGCTCTGGGGTTCTGGATGAGGACGAGTTCCGGTTCTGCTGCCGGAGGATCCTGCAGAGGTCGGACCAGCTGGGGGACGGATGGAGCTGGGAGGGGGtccag GGCTCGGAGGACGGCTACCTGAAGAAGACGGTTCTCACGATGGTTCCCACCTGGAAACAGGAACCTGGGGGATCCGGGTCAGAACCACAGCCAGACCCTCCAGGAcctgaccaggaccaggaccag tctgtctctgctgctgctgacctCATCAGTGATGTCACCGATGACCTCATCAGTGATGAGGAGGACGGTTCCCCCCCAGGGACCGGAGGCAGCTCCCGGGTTCTCCGGCTGGAGTTCCACGTCCTGTTCTCCTGCAGCTACAGCACCCCGGTCCTGTACTGGAGAGCCTCGGACCTGG AGGGGCGGAGCCTAACCTTGGAGGAGATGTGGAGCTCCACCCACCCCGACTTCAGACGCCTTCAGGACGGACCGCTAAACACCATCAGCCAGCAG GAGCACCCCTTCCTGGGTCAGCCGTTCTTCTTCCTGCACCCCTGCAGGACCGAGGAGGTGATGAGGCGGGTTCTGCAGGTCTCGCTGGACCAGGACAG ACCTGTGAACTACGTGGTGTCCTGGCTCAGCGTGGTGGGTCCGGTGGTGGGTCTGAGGGTCCCGCTGGAGTTCTGCAGCGCCCCGCCATGA